The segment GTAGCTAGCCATCCAAAGTGGATGAAGCAGATACTAGCAATTGAAATTCTATGGGTAGGCTTCTctaataaaacaaatgaatcTCTTCCCTCCCGATCAGAAATGGAGCCAACTGATTTTGAACATtgttttgtttgattcatgtgatGTAGTACCTGCAACTTATCTCCTTGTTTTGTTGGTATGCACGTACAGTACGGTGCTTTTGTACTGTATTTTAGTTGGTTGAGAAAATGTGATCGGATAAAGTTGGGGAAAAAAAGATGGGAATGGAGATGCTATGAGTCACGAATTAATTGTATCTGTTCTCAACCGATGCAGGCATAGCTGTGTACTTCGTACAATTGTACATCACATTTGTCAGACTGCAGAGCTACTGATGGTGATACATCACATGCCATAGTTTCTAGGGCATCGCCATCAATTCATCGTCCATATGTACTCCAGATGCCAGAAGTCATCAggtcatttaaaaaaaaaaatactatgtgCAACCTATACAAGCACAATTTTCTTATGCTCCATAATAGTGGTAAAAGATGTGGTCACAGTTGATCACAGGAATGTAGAATATGGTGTCTAAATTTTGAGGAATCAAAATCTGCATTTCACAAACCCAGACAAAAGCTTGTATACAATGGAAATTGCACCACTTAAggcatatataattaaaaaaccaGATCAGCAAAATTTGTGTGCCTCGGTGTACAATACAGATCAACAGCTTACAAAATCTGGCATGCAAATCTAAGCTCTCACCACGCTATGAAAAATATCCCCTTTGCAACTGTAAGCTAGGAAAGAATATGACCACAACAGGGGAAGAATTTGGGAGCCATTCACTGTCCATTTGTTGTTTGTTCAAGCCGTTTCTTTGAATATACGGGGAAGCACTTCGTGGATGCTAATGTCCAGGAGCTCAGGACTCCTGCAGAAATATTAAAGAAGAGATATAGTACACTATATAAAAGCTGGAGACACCCACAAGAGGAGGGAATAGACATTGATGGTTATCTAACAGGTCGGGAAAGCAAACCCTAAGTCATGAATGAATGGTGCAAAGTTTATAGCTGTACAACAGGTACAACATAGGTCACAAAAAGTGCTGAGCACCACAAGATGGCGCAAAAAGCTGGAACATAGATCAATTATATCCTAACAAAATTCATAGCAGGAGAAACATGCCAGCACAATGCAAAGGTTTTCTATTTATGTTTACTACTAATTCCTTGAGAAATTGAATTCCTCAAAGTAAAATATGGAAATGCAGATATAATAATTTTGTCTCATGAAGAAAGGGATAAGTACCTGCATAATACCCGCCCCTTTTCAGTTGTGCTAGGGACAAACCATATTTTCCGCAGAATTGGTGACTCAAATTGCACAAAGAAACCATCACTCTGGTCAAGCTTCCATTTTCTTGATCCCTGTCCTTTCCAGACCTGTATATAACAAGATCATTGTTAGTCTATCATTTTCATTCTAGCACCAAAAAAGGAAATCTTATGCGCTGATTTAAcatgaacaaaaagaaaatatattagaGCCAAGCATGCAGCAACACAACATCAGAAAATGATAGGCACAAATCATACAGGGCATGGTGACACATgaaagaggggagagggtgatttgaCCTGAGGGTACGAGATGGCGCTCTTAGGTGCTACCATACAAGCAGCCTTTGAGAAAGACTCCTCGGAATATTGCCGCAAAAATGTGAAGCAACTGCTGTGAGTGTGGGGTGAGTCAAAGGCCtagtaaaaaaagaaaccagATAGGTGTTAATAGGAGACAATGTCATGGATTCAGAATAGAAGCTGTAACAGAAAATTGAAGATTtacatatgtaaaaaataaCTAGATCCTAATTCTGTTAAAGAAATTGACTATTATAAATTTCAAGATGTCTGCCTATTTATGAATTGTTAAGCTTATGTCAAACAGCCGAAATGAGCAGCCTGTAGCAGAATAGTACCTTGTCAATGTTAACCACTGGGGCATGTTTTTCAGTATCAGTCTTCTGGTCATCAAGAAGAAAATTAACTCTTGCATCTACTTTTCCGGTGTCATGCCAGACCTTTATAGCTGATTCAATCACATTAACAACAAAAGTGAAGATACTTTGCCCCAGTTCGGCATCTCCATATTTTCCAGCCTGAAATGGAAATGCATCCAAGTTAAATAAACAACAAAACATATTCCTTTATACAATAGGAA is part of the Oryza glaberrima chromosome 12, OglaRS2, whole genome shotgun sequence genome and harbors:
- the LOC127758180 gene encoding uncharacterized protein LOC127758180; translated protein: MAEGGGGGGGSAASAALKDQGNEQFKAGNYLKAAALYTQAIKLDPDNPTLYSNRAAAFLHLVKLNKALADAETTIKLKPQWEKGHFRKGCVLESMEQYEEAISSFQIALQHNPQNTEVSRKIKRLTQLAREKKRALDVENMRSNVDVVKNLDSLKTELAGKYGDAELGQSIFTFVVNVIESAIKVWHDTGKVDARVNFLLDDQKTDTEKHAPVVNIDKAFDSPHTHSSCFTFLRQYSEESFSKAACMVAPKSAISYPQVWKGQGSRKWKLDQSDGFFVQFESPILRKIWFVPSTTEKGRVLCRSPELLDISIHEVLPRIFKETA